The window CGCAGCGGGTACGTGATCGTCGCCCCGTGAGGTTGTCGCCACCGCATCGCCACCGATCAGGCAGAGGAGCAGCCACCCTATCAGGAACCGCTGTGCCGACCTCTCGTACCGTGAGTTCCGCAACGGCAGAGTCTTGGCTACGCCGGATGGAGGATGAGCCTTGGCGAAGCATGCCATCCCCCACTGTTTCACACCGGTAATTAAGTAGGGAAACTCCCTGGCGACCCGCACGGAGATGGAAATGCTGCGATACTCAGAATTGGAAGGTGAAGTCACAAGATTTCGCTGGAATGGAGGCTGGCGGGCACACGCCGGTGACGTTGGACAGGGGTCGCAGGGCATCGAGATGACGCGTTACAGATTCTGGGCCGAGGAGCGACTGCTCGGGTATCAGCGGCCCCGCCACCACACTATTCTAACGCATAGTTCGCTCTGACCAATATCACCTCTAATGCGTCGCTAGGTCCATGATACCGATCTTTCGCCAATCCACCGTCGTTTTCTTATTAGTCGCCACGCTTGCTGGGGCAAGCATGCTGTCGATTTCATCGAGTTGGGCGCAAGATTCTGCACTTGACTCGCCAACGACGGAGTTAGTGGGGGATATACCGCAATCGACGGCTGAAAGCGTCCGCGATCAGCCAGAGGAAACGTCCCAAGTGGCGGGCGATGAACTCACGCTAGGGGGGCTCAAACGGGAGGTCGATGCAGCGGCATTAGCTGGACATAACGCCTGGATGCTGGTGTCTTGTGCGCTCGTGCTATTCATGACAGCGCCTGGCCTCGCAATGTTTTACGGTGGGTTGGTGCGTCGCAAAAACGTACTCAGCGTGATGATGCAGTGCATTTTTCTGATGGGCCTCATGACGGTGATTTGGGCGACTTACGGTTATTCGTTGGCCTTTGGAGGCAGCGGTGGTTATATCGGCAATTTCGATTACTTGTTCATGAACGGGGTCCAACGGAGCTGGGATGAGGCTGCCGGGGCTGCCATGACGCCGATGGAAGGCGGCATCCCACGCATGACGCACATGTTGTTTCAAGGCATGTTCTTCATCATCACACCTGCGTTGATCTGTGGCGCGTTTGCTGAGCGAATGAAATTCAGCGCAATGGTGATCTTTTCGATTCTGTGGGGCACGTTCATTTATTGTCCTCTGTGCCATTGGGTCTGGGACGGCGGCCCACTGGCTTATGGTGAGGGGAGTATTGCCGGAGGAGCCTTGGATTTTGCTGGCGGCACCGTGGTTCATGTCAGCAGTGGGATTTCGGCGTTGATCGCAGCGTTGTTGATTGGGCCACGCATGGGGTACCCCAGCGAGCCGCTGCAACCACATAATTTATCCTACACGGTGCTTGGCGCGGCAATGTTGTGGGTGGGTTGGTTTGGTTTCAACGCGGGTAGCGGTCTGCTGTCCGATGAAATGTCCAGTAGCGCGTTCATGGTGACGCACTTTTCTGCCGCTGCGGGAGCAGTTGCTTGGGCGGTCGCCGAATGGGTTTGGCTCGGTAAACCGACTGTGCTCGGCGCCAGTAGCGGTGCGGTAGCAGGTTTGGTTTGTATCACCCCAGCGGCCGGCTTCGTACAGGCGATGCCAGCTTTGTTAATGGGTGCCGCCGCCGGCGTCACCTGTTTCTATTCGTGTTCCCGACTCAAGCATATGTTCGGATACGATGACGCGTTGGACGCGTTTGGGGTGCATGGTGTCGGTGGCACGCTTGGGGCGGTCCTGACCGGCGTGTTCGCCACACGGGCAACCGTTGACGTCAGTGCTGGTGTTCCCATCGGCCTGATCGAGTCCGGTGGCAACATGAGTTTGTTGATCGGTCAGGTTGTTGCGGTGGTGATCACCTACGTATTCGCGGGCATCGGCAGCCTAATTTTGCTCAAACTGATTGACATCATCGTGGGGCTGCGTGTGCCTGCCGAGAGTGAGCAACGCGGACTCGACATCACCGATCACGGTGAAGAAGGTTACCAGTTCGCGTAAACTCGCCGGTGTTTGCGAGTAAGCATTCAGGGCGGTCGCAACGGTGGGCTGAGAGCCGGTAAGATGCACGGCAACGCCGTGCGGCCCGGCGGCTGGCGCGACTCAGCTGATGGAATTAATTGCCATCAGCTCCGGTTGTTCTCTTGCCAATAGAGGTCGTCGAGGTCGTTCCGCACACTGGGCAGATTGAAGTCGGGCATGGTCAGTGGCGGGGTATGTTCAATGACAAAGCTGTGGATGCGTTCGGTTTCTCGCGCGAGCTGAAAGTCAATGTCCTCTGTGAGTGGAGTCATCCGGTCAAAGACCGGTTGGTTCAAAATGTAGCTGTAGGTTGAGGGGGTCTCGTCGGGGGCACAACGCACGAGATGCCGGTTGAGCACGCCGGAGGGATGCTTGGCACTGCCCAGGTTTTCATTGTGATACGACAGATGACAGATATCCCAGGCAACGTCCTCGGGAAAATCGATTGGGGCTAGGTACCGAAAGAACTGAGGGTGGATCGTGGCGTCGTCCTCAAACACGATAATTGGAAGCTGCGACGCATCGAGTTTCATCAAATCGAGGTGAGAGAGACCGCAGGCTGCCGATCCCCACATATGTCTCAAGTCGGTTCGCCATCGACCTTGCAACACATCGGGCAACCCGTGCTCTTGAAAGTGATCTCGCTCGGGCGTGCGAGCTTGCATGACCTCGACGTTGCGAAATCCCGCGAGGGCGAGATGAGTTTCGATACGCCGCAAGCGTTCGCGGGCTCGGTCGTCGCGTGTGCTGATCACGACCGCGCGGGTGTCTCTGTTGATATTCTTCATGAATCACATGGGCGCTAATGAACGATAGCCAGTTTTGTCAGCGAGCGAGCGTTTCCGTGGGCAGCAACGATCGGGGTGCCGCTGCGGCAGGTTATCCGACCGTCGGGTTGTACTTGGACTTCGCCGACCGGCCGGTCGTGAACGCAGTAGTTCCAACGTTCGGAGATCTCTTTCCATCGCTGTGGGTCGCTGTGGCAATACAAATTGAACGCAGCCTGGTCGCCCCAGTCGGTAGTGCCTCGCAGTTCGGCAGAGTTGCGCAGCCGGGCGGCTTCGATAAAGTATCGGTGCATTGCTCCGGCGGTACCGGCGCTGAAGCCGCTATTGAGGAACGGGTGCTTCGAAAATAACTCGAAGGCGCGCTGCCGCATGGCCGGGTGCTCGATCGAATGGGTCCAACCAACAATCGCAGCGTTGCCCGGATAACCCATCGGCTCTCGCACGGCGAAAATCTTATTGGGATGCTCTTGTGTCATGCCCCACAGGGGATCGAGGCGATCCTGGATTACCACGTCACTCGCATCCCAGTAGGCGACGGGCAGCTTGGGATGCAGTGTCTTGGTGACCGCAGCAAACTCGGTCAATCGTCGCACGGGAGGCATTTGGCCATTGCTGGCTCGATTGATCACACGCACTCGGCGGCAGGAGGACAATAGCCGCCGCTCGCTAGGATATAGACCATAGCCGACAGCGATCACCTCTTGCTTGTTTCCCGACGCTCTCAGCATACGCAAAAATACGTCACGAAATCGCTGGACATCACGTCGATTGAACGCGACAAGAATCTTTGCGTTCGCCGTTTCGTCGCTGTGTTTCGCAGTATCAACGACGGGCTGGCATGGCTCCCGCTCGGCCGGTTTAGCCAAGTGCCGCGCCTTGGCGTCGGGTAGGTATTCGATGCGTGATCCCGCCCGGCGGATGTCTTGGCAACAACATAGGCACTCGCACTTGTGGACTTCCCAGCGAAACGGTGTTCGCAGAAGCGTCGAGCGTCGAAACAAGGTCGCCCCCATCCCAACGTGCGGTGACGACCCATGACACGAGCGATCGCCGAGATAGTCGGCGGCCAATGCGGCGTAGTCACGCCGCGTTACGAGGCCATGGTGCAGCCGCGCCATGCAATCTGGGGCCAATTCGACATCATCATCGAGAAACATCACCCAGTCACCCGAGGTTCTCGCGACACCCTCGTTCCGCGCTCGGGCAATGGTCACGACGCGGTGAATGTCATCATTCAGCGGTGTGCCGACGACGCTGTGATAGCGGACGTGCACGCCTCGCTGCCGGCGGAGTGACGCCATGACTATTTCTGACGGCGTGTTGTTGTCCCGCGTAAGGACGACGACATCGATGGTAGGTGTGCTTTGACTCAAGATTTCGGTCCCCGCCGCATAACACTCACCAGCAGCCTGCCGAAACGCCCTTGGTGCTCATGCAGTAGTGATCGACACTTCGGTCTTCCGGTAGGGGAGGATAGTACTGGGCGCTCTCAGCGGCCGTTAATCCCGCTTCCATTTCCAAGATGGATTGAGCATGTTCGCGGACGTAAATAATTCCGGTCACCGGAGCTTTGTCCAGTAAATCGTAAACCTTGTCAGCCAACAGTTCGCCTTCAAACCAAGTCCCCTGTTCCAAGTCGACCTGTTTGGCATCGTCAGGAATGAAAAGCGAACTCACGTCTGCGGCGAAAAACGATCGCTTGATGAGCACTTTGGGCGACATCCGCTGTGTTGCCGTGATAAAGACGAGACCATTCCTGCTGTCGTTGCGGCTGAACGTAATCTCCGCCACATCGGGGAATCGGGGAGGGATCGATACGGTTCCTGATAGGTACATTGCTCGAAGTTGCTCTTCAGTTTTACTCACGTTGTCGTCCTATGTGATAAGTTACTCATTCACTGTCTATACTCGCCCGGGCACCACAGTAACCCCCCAAACGCTAGTGTGCAAGATTTTTCTCGTGGCAGTGTCCAGAACATTCCGTCCTGCCCCTTCTTTTTCGAAACTGTCCGATGTGGCCCCGAAGATCCATCATGCTGACCCTCGCATGTCTGAGCGTTTTCCCCACCGGTATGGTGTTCGGCCAAGGTGTTCAGCTGACGCCTCCCGACCAGTATCAAAGCATTCCGACGCACGGCGTCAGCGTCGCACGCGACTCGGTACCCGTCGACCATCATCTTCCTCGTTCGACGATGGACCTCGATGGTCGGGTAGAGAGTAGCGTTGAGGGACGTATCGACTTCAGTCTCGCGCCGAGCATGCGCAGTCTCGCACCGGGCATGGATCCTCAATGGGGCACCGACGCGGACATCACCTTGCCGCGTCGCTTTGACTTAACGGACTATCTTCCGACCCCCGGAAAGCAGACTCAAAATGACTGCGTTGCTTGGACGATCGCATATGCCGCCTATTCGTGCCAGATTGCTCAGGAGCGTCGCCGAAAACCGACGGAGCCTAGCGATCAATTCAGTCCAGGTTTCATCTTCGACCAATTGAGTGAGAGCGGCAGATCGCTTCACATGTTGCAAGCCATTCAATTCGTCAAGCAGAACGGATGCGCGACCTTTGCAACGATGCCGTTGGCGCACACACGGGTAAGTCAAGTCGCACGTATTGAAGCGAAAAACTACCGCATGCAGCGTAACGAAAGAGCAGCAAGTCTAGAAGAGATCAAAACATATATCTACGAAGGCTATCCAGTCGTCTTGATCGTACGGATGGGAGGTGATTTTCGATCCGATGCAGTACTCGAAGCACCCTACCGTTGGCGAGGTGAAAGTGACCCAAGGCCCGATTACCATGCAATCACGGCAGTCGGTTTCGACGAGACGCGGAAATCACTCTTAATCATGAATTCCTGGGGCACGCAGTGGAAAGACAACGGATTTTGTTGGGCTTCGTATAGCAACTTTGAACGTATTGATTCTCAAAGTTGGTGTGTTGAGTCACACGTCATCGGTGTCAAACGCTTCGCACCATTGAACGTTTCGATGTCAGCGGGAGGGAACAGAAGACCAGGATTCGGGGCACCGAGCGGATTCCAGCGACGTACTTTTCAACTGGCGTCCAATCGCCAGATTTACGAAGCCGACACCGTGATCTCACCCGATCATTGGGTGTTCGACGATATCGCCTGCAACCACCGCAATCTGTTCGCGCTTGGTCGTGATCAAACCGTCTATCGAATGAATGATGAACCCGCCGGTAGGCCCAGTTGGACCCATCTCAATCATGGTTCGATGTCAAACAAGAAGGTCGCGATGATGGTCGGTGACCGTACTTCCGATCTGTGGGTGCTCACCACGGATCATGAGCTATTTCGTTACGAAGATGGCGACTGGGTACCGGTAGTACTCTCGTCATCTCAAACCGAGCCAGTGGATCTGCGATCCGTTGGGACGGAAATTCATGCGACCACGGCAGACGGCAGAGTGTTTACCCAGCGGGGCTCAGGGCATTGGTCGCTTATTGATTGAACGATGAACGTTACGAAAGTGTGTGGTGTTGGAAGCCAGAGAACAGCACGCTCAGGGCGCGAGCGTATGGGCCTTGAAATGTACGTGAGTCGTTTGTCTGCCGTGCTTCCCTGGGAGTCGATTGCGATCGTTCCCATTTCTGAACTAGGGATTCACAGATACTGATTTAGCGGGCATGGTGCGGGCGATCCGCATTCCCATGTACGGGTGATGCGAATCGATTCTGGCCTCTTCACGCTTGGAGCTTCGCATGGTGGTCGGCACATAAAACACCGCACTACCCCGCAGGATAGCGGCATCGGATAGAGAACATTGTTCGTTCACACGGTCATCGATTACCACTGGCGACGTCACGTCCCAGGGTGGGGCCGGAGCACAGGACTCCATCACGTTGCCAAGCGTGTCAAAGAGGCCGAAATCATTCGGCAGGAGCTGTTTGACTGGATGAAAACGAACTTGCGACTGAATCGTCGAGCTTTCCGTTGTCCACGCGTACTGAGGTAGCAGTTCGTCGGCGTTACCGAACGAGCGCGGGGTGGTGGTCAGCGAACGTGCACAGTATTCCCACTCCGCCTCGGTAGGCAACCGATAACCGGTTCGCTGCAAGAAATCGCTCGGCAGCGTGACGGTCTCGTTGGTGTTGAGTTCCAGTTGCATATCACTGATGGAGGGATAGCACATCTGGTCTTCAAGGATTCCCTCCTGCTCGCTCAACCACCGGCAATAGCTCATTGCGTCGAACCAGCTGATCGACGTAATCGGGCATTCTTTACCAAGCGTGTACTCGGTCGCATAAAGCGCAGCCGGATTGTAACGCTGGAACTGCTCAACGGTCACTTCCGATGCCCCGATCGCGAAACTGCGAGGGATTCGCATCTTTAAAGATACCTCTCGTTGATGTTCGCGAAAGGCCTCGTGGCCAGGAGAACCCATCTGAAACTCGACAGGGCCAGAAACTGCAACCATCGTCTGCCCCTGACTATTCTGATACCACGTAGGAACGTCGGTCGGATCTGTTAGTTGGGGTGAATTTGCCGTCTCGATATCGCTGCTGACCGCAGGCCACTTCCATTGACGTGCGAGGTAGCTGCAGATCGAGTGCACGGCGGCGGATGGGTCGCTCGTTCCCCACTCGCGGATTAACTCGCGGAGCTGCGATGATTTGTCTAGTGGCAATTGCTCGGGGCGGTAGTGGGCGAGCGCAGCAATGAGCGCGAACTTCTTCGAATCGTTTTTCTCAATCGTAAGCCGGTTTAATAGGACGACGGGATCGGCACCGAGGGACGCCATGCGATCGATCAAGAATGAGCGTAATCGAGGATCAGGACCGCTCTCCAAAAGTGGCCACAAAGGCCCCGAAGCTCCGAGCCTCAGCAACGCAATCACCGCGTTTGCCTGGCGGCTCGCCAGGGCGTCTTTGTCCTCATCGGATACGAACGGACGATGCCACACCGAGGCGGCAACGAGTTTATCCGTATTGTCGTCGAATACGACTGACACACTCACCGGTCGAAAGTTCTCGCCAGCGAGAGTCGAACATTGTTGCAGGTGATTGCTGTGGCTCAACCGGGTCAAGGCTTTCGATTGCATCGTGCCACCATTCCACCAAACCGCAGCGTAGCTGATGTCGTACTCATCGAACTCTCCAACAGGGTTCATGCGAACATCAGCTTGTTGCCACCCGTCGAGTGCCCGTGTTTCGTGCTGAAACTGGGAGTCGTTCCAAGCGTCTTTCGAGGGTGGATGGAATATCGTTCGCCAACGGACGGAGCTGTAACGATCCTGCCCATCGGAATCGCGAATTTTCAAGTTGGATTTTGGAATATAGCCACCCTTGTTGAGTGGATGCCACCCTTCCGTTTGGTGCTCATCTTCTTTCAAGCCGACGTAGACCCGCGAGTCGATCATCGAATCTCCTGCTTCGGCCCACAAAATCCCATACTCGGTTTCCTCCTCGCCAAACTCGATTTCTGGTATGGCGGTGATGTCGACCGGATACAGGCCGTCTAGACGCATTTGGGTCTGTGTTTGTGCAATTTCGTCAAGGTTTCTTTGGCGGGTGAACTTCCAACGCAGATTATCTCGCATCCAGATCGACGCGACCGAGTTTCGATTCTTGAATCGATAGGCACGCACACATGCAGGGCGGTAACCAAATTCGCTGAGCTGCTCTGCAAACTCAGCGAACTTTTCGAGGGGGAGCTGTTGACACAGTACGAACGCATCCGTGGCGATGCCCTCGAAAACTTCAATCGCGGCGAGCGTCTCGTCATCGATGGGTGCGAGCATCTGAAGTTCCGCACCGGGACGTTCGGGCCACCTCGGTGACGCAACCTGTGATAATTCGTTTCGTAGACCCACTTTCACCCGCTCTGGATTTGTAGCCGCGACGGGCAACAATAACTCAAATTGATCAGGCATGGCCACGCTCAACAGATGTGTCAATTCCGGATCAACCGGCCGCAGGCACTTCGACAAGATTATCGCCGAGTTGAGTCGAACGTCAGGTTCCTTGGGCGTTGCGAAGAATGATTGGACGGGGTTGGATAAATACTCGGCGATGTTCCCAAATCCGGGTGCCATCTCCACGACGAGCGGGGTTCCTTGATGGACAATGGTTCGCGAAAGCCGTTCTGCGTGCGCCCGCCATTGAGTATTGTCAGGATCCAGTTGGGCCAGTGCAAAGGCGGCTCGCAGCCAGGGCAATTCATCGACGGTTTCGGACTGTACGACCCGCCAAAGTGATTCCACCGCGGGGGCACGCTGCAGTTTTAATCGAGCGCAGATTAGGTTGATCTGATCCACCTCGGAGATGAGCAGCGTTTGGATCAAGTGTTCGGTTTGCTCGGGATCATTCGCGATGAGTGCCAAACGCGCTGCCGTGATCTCATCGGGAGACCGATCTGGATCTTCGACGACCGCTGAGAGAAGTGGGGCGGCTTGTTTGCGTCTGGGATGAAGCCTCGTAATCGATTCCAATACATGATTGGTATCGGACGCGAGTAAACGTTGGACGCCCAGTTCCGTTTCATGAGCGGCAACGTTCTCGCGAATCCGGTGGGTCGCCCATAAGGCTGCCCAGCCGACCAATAACATGATCACCGCCCCCAAGGCCCAACGTGAGCCGTGATAGCGAGTGGCCGCGGACATCAACTGTTGCTCATTGACACTCCGTTCAGAAACGCTGGTAAAGGCTACGATTCGCACGTATTCGAGACTGCTGGGCAAGAATCGCTTTTCGCGTTTGCGACGCCAATATTGGGTCAACTCGCGCAGGCGTAACACCGCGCGTCCGCGCGGAGTTTGCTGGTCACTTCGAGTCAACCATTCACGCAGCGGGGGCACCAAGAAGTCGTGGGTCAGTTGGTAGTACCGAGTCTGGGCTACGGGGTCGCCGCTCGCTGCATCTGCGGAAATAGCTGCCGTGGGGGTGATCAACCGCAATTCGCCATCGAGGGCCTGCACCAGTTCGTCAAAATCACCTTGGTTCAATCCAGAGACCTCTCGCAGACGTGATGCATCCTTCATCTGCCCCTTAATATTTGAGCCCACCTCGGGCAGCAGTTCAGCCAAGACAGCGCGGGCGGGCACCTCCATGGCGCGGTGCGGTGGCGACGCGATCGAATCGTGGAAGGTCGCGTCTAAAAAGTTCACATCGATTCCTTCGGCACCGACGATGCTGGCCAGCGATTTGCGATTCCAATCCCGTCCCCGCAACATCTGGGCGAGCACCACTAAGTGGATCGAAATGACTTTGCCATCCTCGGCAACCGAGTCAACCAACGCATGAACAAACTCACGCTGTTCGGGCTCCAACGGAGTTGGCTGGTCCGGCAAGCAACCGTAGGCACGACCAAACTCCGAAAACACAAACCGCGCGTGACGAAGATCAAACCGTTCCACCGCCGTGCTGTTGACGTCCTGAATAAGGCGAATATCCAGCTCGTGAAAGAAACGCGTTGCCGCCATCCAGAAATCATCGCGTATCAATACGATGCATTGCAGATGGATACCATCGCATTGGCGAATTGCGTTAATGAGCTCAGCGTCGTCCATGATCGGATGAGCATGTAGCCATTGTTCAAATTGATCCAAGATGACAACGACCTTCTTGTCACCGGCGACTGCACCCTTGCGAATCGAGGCCATGGTTTCGATCAGGGCTCGCGGTCTCTCCGATGGATCAAGTAAGCTTGATAAGGCGTTGAGCAATCTTGACTCGGTATGCTTTGCATTTGCCTCCACATATGTGATATGCACCGACTCATCGAGCAACGGGACCAGCCCGGCACGGATCAAGGAGGATTTACCCGAACCAGAGGCACCGTATATCAAGCCCACGCGAAACGAATCCTCTGGTGTGCGCGCTTCAATACGAAGCTTTAACCGCCGGATGATCTCAGGCACTCCTTGTGCATCTCGGATACCGGGAACCAGCTTGAGGAAAAAATCTTGATCGTGCTCATCAAAGGCACGCAGACCTTTGGGGATCACTCGATGGTCAGCAGGCGTCGCCTCGTCGGTAGCGGGAGTGGCCGCTACGAATGCAAGCGGCCCCGAAAAGTCGACGCTAAGATCCACGGTGCTGTGGCAGTCAGCGAAACGGCGAAGGTCTTCCGCGAACTCACCACAGCTGGCATAGCGATCGGACAATCGCTGGGCGAGTGCCCGCATGCAAATTCGTTCGAGTTCAATGTTGATGCTCGGATCGAGCTGCCGCAGTGGCTGCGGCTCGGCGCGGACAATGTTCTCCAGAAGTTGTTCGCTGGATGTTCCCGTGAAAGGTCGTTTGCCTAGTAGTAGCTCGTAGAGCAC of the Allorhodopirellula heiligendammensis genome contains:
- a CDS encoding beta-1,4-galactosyltransferase: MKNINRDTRAVVISTRDDRARERLRRIETHLALAGFRNVEVMQARTPERDHFQEHGLPDVLQGRWRTDLRHMWGSAACGLSHLDLMKLDASQLPIIVFEDDATIHPQFFRYLAPIDFPEDVAWDICHLSYHNENLGSAKHPSGVLNRHLVRCAPDETPSTYSYILNQPVFDRMTPLTEDIDFQLARETERIHSFVIEHTPPLTMPDFNLPSVRNDLDDLYWQENNRS
- a CDS encoding C1 family peptidase produces the protein MLTLACLSVFPTGMVFGQGVQLTPPDQYQSIPTHGVSVARDSVPVDHHLPRSTMDLDGRVESSVEGRIDFSLAPSMRSLAPGMDPQWGTDADITLPRRFDLTDYLPTPGKQTQNDCVAWTIAYAAYSCQIAQERRRKPTEPSDQFSPGFIFDQLSESGRSLHMLQAIQFVKQNGCATFATMPLAHTRVSQVARIEAKNYRMQRNERAASLEEIKTYIYEGYPVVLIVRMGGDFRSDAVLEAPYRWRGESDPRPDYHAITAVGFDETRKSLLIMNSWGTQWKDNGFCWASYSNFERIDSQSWCVESHVIGVKRFAPLNVSMSAGGNRRPGFGAPSGFQRRTFQLASNRQIYEADTVISPDHWVFDDIACNHRNLFALGRDQTVYRMNDEPAGRPSWTHLNHGSMSNKKVAMMVGDRTSDLWVLTTDHELFRYEDGDWVPVVLSSSQTEPVDLRSVGTEIHATTADGRVFTQRGSGHWSLID
- a CDS encoding ammonium transporter, whose amino-acid sequence is MLSISSSWAQDSALDSPTTELVGDIPQSTAESVRDQPEETSQVAGDELTLGGLKREVDAAALAGHNAWMLVSCALVLFMTAPGLAMFYGGLVRRKNVLSVMMQCIFLMGLMTVIWATYGYSLAFGGSGGYIGNFDYLFMNGVQRSWDEAAGAAMTPMEGGIPRMTHMLFQGMFFIITPALICGAFAERMKFSAMVIFSILWGTFIYCPLCHWVWDGGPLAYGEGSIAGGALDFAGGTVVHVSSGISALIAALLIGPRMGYPSEPLQPHNLSYTVLGAAMLWVGWFGFNAGSGLLSDEMSSSAFMVTHFSAAAGAVAWAVAEWVWLGKPTVLGASSGAVAGLVCITPAAGFVQAMPALLMGAAAGVTCFYSCSRLKHMFGYDDALDAFGVHGVGGTLGAVLTGVFATRATVDVSAGVPIGLIESGGNMSLLIGQVVAVVITYVFAGIGSLILLKLIDIIVGLRVPAESEQRGLDITDHGEEGYQFA
- a CDS encoding bifunctional serine/threonine-protein kinase/formylglycine-generating enzyme family protein translates to MSEENDSTKQGEFTCSADAIVREFTQPKSIGRYRVSGVIGKGSFGTVFRAVDDLLARDVAIKVLRKFPKRASSPSQWNAEARMAAMLDHPNIVPVYDVGSTDEYPFFVVSRFIEGIDLRERLQQRQPEIDQSLRWIIDMAGALQHAHEKGLVHRDVKPSNILIEKNDRPWLTDFGLAIHGDDIERQTDRKMLVGTYSYMSPEQARGEGHLVDGRADVFALGIVLYELLLGKRPFTGTSSEQLLENIVRAEPQPLRQLDPSINIELERICMRALAQRLSDRYASCGEFAEDLRRFADCHSTVDLSVDFSGPLAFVAATPATDEATPADHRVIPKGLRAFDEHDQDFFLKLVPGIRDAQGVPEIIRRLKLRIEARTPEDSFRVGLIYGASGSGKSSLIRAGLVPLLDESVHITYVEANAKHTESRLLNALSSLLDPSERPRALIETMASIRKGAVAGDKKVVVILDQFEQWLHAHPIMDDAELINAIRQCDGIHLQCIVLIRDDFWMAATRFFHELDIRLIQDVNSTAVERFDLRHARFVFSEFGRAYGCLPDQPTPLEPEQREFVHALVDSVAEDGKVISIHLVVLAQMLRGRDWNRKSLASIVGAEGIDVNFLDATFHDSIASPPHRAMEVPARAVLAELLPEVGSNIKGQMKDASRLREVSGLNQGDFDELVQALDGELRLITPTAAISADAASGDPVAQTRYYQLTHDFLVPPLREWLTRSDQQTPRGRAVLRLRELTQYWRRKREKRFLPSSLEYVRIVAFTSVSERSVNEQQLMSAATRYHGSRWALGAVIMLLVGWAALWATHRIRENVAAHETELGVQRLLASDTNHVLESITRLHPRRKQAAPLLSAVVEDPDRSPDEITAARLALIANDPEQTEHLIQTLLISEVDQINLICARLKLQRAPAVESLWRVVQSETVDELPWLRAAFALAQLDPDNTQWRAHAERLSRTIVHQGTPLVVEMAPGFGNIAEYLSNPVQSFFATPKEPDVRLNSAIILSKCLRPVDPELTHLLSVAMPDQFELLLPVAATNPERVKVGLRNELSQVASPRWPERPGAELQMLAPIDDETLAAIEVFEGIATDAFVLCQQLPLEKFAEFAEQLSEFGYRPACVRAYRFKNRNSVASIWMRDNLRWKFTRQRNLDEIAQTQTQMRLDGLYPVDITAIPEIEFGEEETEYGILWAEAGDSMIDSRVYVGLKEDEHQTEGWHPLNKGGYIPKSNLKIRDSDGQDRYSSVRWRTIFHPPSKDAWNDSQFQHETRALDGWQQADVRMNPVGEFDEYDISYAAVWWNGGTMQSKALTRLSHSNHLQQCSTLAGENFRPVSVSVVFDDNTDKLVAASVWHRPFVSDEDKDALASRQANAVIALLRLGASGPLWPLLESGPDPRLRSFLIDRMASLGADPVVLLNRLTIEKNDSKKFALIAALAHYRPEQLPLDKSSQLRELIREWGTSDPSAAVHSICSYLARQWKWPAVSSDIETANSPQLTDPTDVPTWYQNSQGQTMVAVSGPVEFQMGSPGHEAFREHQREVSLKMRIPRSFAIGASEVTVEQFQRYNPAALYATEYTLGKECPITSISWFDAMSYCRWLSEQEGILEDQMCYPSISDMQLELNTNETVTLPSDFLQRTGYRLPTEAEWEYCARSLTTTPRSFGNADELLPQYAWTTESSTIQSQVRFHPVKQLLPNDFGLFDTLGNVMESCAPAPPWDVTSPVVIDDRVNEQCSLSDAAILRGSAVFYVPTTMRSSKREEARIDSHHPYMGMRIARTMPAKSVSVNP
- a CDS encoding glycosyltransferase, giving the protein MSQSTPTIDVVVLTRDNNTPSEIVMASLRRQRGVHVRYHSVVGTPLNDDIHRVVTIARARNEGVARTSGDWVMFLDDDVELAPDCMARLHHGLVTRRDYAALAADYLGDRSCHGSSPHVGMGATLFRRSTLLRTPFRWEVHKCECLCCCQDIRRAGSRIEYLPDAKARHLAKPAEREPCQPVVDTAKHSDETANAKILVAFNRRDVQRFRDVFLRMLRASGNKQEVIAVGYGLYPSERRLLSSCRRVRVINRASNGQMPPVRRLTEFAAVTKTLHPKLPVAYWDASDVVIQDRLDPLWGMTQEHPNKIFAVREPMGYPGNAAIVGWTHSIEHPAMRQRAFELFSKHPFLNSGFSAGTAGAMHRYFIEAARLRNSAELRGTTDWGDQAAFNLYCHSDPQRWKEISERWNYCVHDRPVGEVQVQPDGRITCRSGTPIVAAHGNARSLTKLAIVH